The genomic region CTGCGGACTGCTCGCCCTTTCTGGCCTTTGGGCTTGCCAACATGGCACGCGGACTGGCTTGCGCTGGGTATGATCTGTCCACAAGAGGGTGCCCTGATCGCGGTGTGGCGGCGAAAGGGTAGTCAGGACTGTAAGCATCGACAGCAGCGTCGCCGGCCAAAAACCCATCCAGCAAAAGATAGGACTCCCTAACAACCCCATCAACATCAACGAGTACGCAACGTGTCCGGAACGACAACCAGCCGGCACAGCCAGGTACATCTCCCAGCTGGAGCGCAACAATGCAGCCGGCTTCCAGGGCAATTGGGCGTCGAGTTACTCGCTGCACGATTACTTTGCCAACATCCTCGGCAAGCCCGGCGCCAACGAGGGTGAGAACCAGCAGGAAGGTAGCGTGTCCGGCTACTGGCCGAATTCCGAGTGGCTGGTCTACCAGTACTACCATCTTAACATGACAGGTCAACGCCTCCAGACCACCGCGTCCGGGGACGAGATCTGGGATATGTACGCGACCTACGATAGTGAGACGGGCTTCGTCAAAGTGTTGGCTGGGATCCGATATCATCCAGGGACGTATATCATTACCATCAATAACCTCACTTCGGTAGGGCTGCCCTCGTCTGGGTCCGTCTCGGTTCATACATACCACTTTGACTGGGAGAACAATATTTTTGAGAACGATGGCTTCTCGCCAGCTGATCAGGGCCCTTCGGTCCACTCTTACATGGGAGGATCGTTGACTTTTGGTGTGGGTGCTTCTAACTTGACGGCGTATGCGTTTGAGTTTAGTTACAAGTGAGCCTGTCATTGTCGAAAGGGAACAGCGAGTCTCTTGAAATATACGGCAGATCGCATAGCAGTATGCAACTCACAGATATCTTTTACTCGTCTTCGTAATTTCTCACCTGCGCCAGTATCCTGCATAGCGTGACAAGGCGAAATCTTCGAGCTCCTTCGCTGCACGCTCGAAGTCGTCTCAGACGAAGAGACAGGAGGCAGACAGGGAACCCGCTACCAATGGTCTGAGTCCAAGAGGTATGGCAGAGCGAAACGTAATGGTCAGCATTGAGGAGAGCTTGCACATGATCGAAGCGCATACGTTGACGGCCTTGAATTATCCTGGAAGTCCAGCCTGAACCAAGGGCCCACGGGGCCATCCTCAGATCAGTCTCGTAATCATGCAATTCATGCCAATCATCACACCACAACTTGCTAGCTGCCCTTTCCCAAGCAGCTACAGGATCTGAGGGCGACACTTCGTTGCCCTGGGTCAACCTCTTTCAATACAGCCATCATCTCCTCTACTTCTTGCTGGCTGGGGTGTAGTTGCTACCGCCGTTGCCGTTGTTGTAGTAGGTAGATCCGTTCGGGTTGCTGTAGTAGTAGCTGCCATCGGTATTGCTGTAGTGGTACGAGTTCGAGTTGGAGGCGGAGGAGCCGTAGTCGCGGGAGCAGTAGTGGTTGCCCTGGATATCGTTAGTACATGTGGATTGCCTGAGCGAGATCGATGTGGTAATACCTGCGAGTTGGTGCCGCTGGAGGTGACGTTGTAGCCCTGAGAGCCGGAGCTCGAGTTGTTGGAGCTACCCTGGGAAGGCATGGTGTCTCGGCCGGGGGTGTTGTGGGGGATCGTCTTGGGATTGGGTTTTGGGTTGATAGCTGATCTCAACTTTGTTTCCGTGTTTGGGCTGATAGCAAGCTGAATCGGACGTTGTTGGAGGTTGAAGCTGGAGAAGGAAATGACTTGCTTCTATATAGTAAACCCCGCCCCTGTTCGTTCTAGTCGCCAAGCTAGTAGAGTTGCGTGGAAGTTACCGGAAGACTGGTTTCATTCACCTCGAAATGAGGTACCCCGCAGCAGGGTTGTGCTTATCGCCAGGCACTAGCTCCGATGCATGTGCGGCTTCCTGCATCCTCTGTGCAGTTCTGACTGCTCAGTATTGACCTGTCACATTTCAATATTTGACACCTGAATGTAAGAACTCACCAACATGCCGGGAACCGTCAAGCAAAAGGAAATGGTCAGGCGAAGGCAATCGCGCACCCCAATCAAGGTGGACTATGTCATCGGAGATGGCCCTCCCGACCAGCAGGAACTTTTGATCCTGGAGAAGAAAATTGCAGATCTCGAAACACATAATGATATGCTCAACCGATCTTGCAAGAAGTTGTGCGATAGCCAGGATGCCTTGAAAAGGAACTTCGCAACGGACAGGTTTATGCTGGGAGAGAATCATGCCAAAGAGAAGCAGAGCTGGGTTTCAGAAGTGCAGAAGCTGAAGGATGAGATCTGTCGATTGAAGCTGCAGGTCAATGAGAAACAAGCCAGGCCAAAAGGTATCCTGAAGAGCTCTCCGTCGAGGTCCAAGGAGGAGGATTTGCCTCGAGCTGTCTATCTTCTGCGTTTTGAGCGTCGGACAAGCCAGCTCGAAAGTCATGCCGACATCATGGGCGCGTGTTCCGATGTCGAAAGTGCGAACAAAGCTGCAATGACTGCCTACAAGCAGAAATGCGACAATTGGGGAGAACTCCCTGTCACCGATCTCGGAGTCTCAGATGACCTCTGCCACCCACGCATTGGCTCGCCATCAGCGACCAGCTCATTGAGAATCAAGAACAACGTACCACTACACCAAAGCTACACTCTCCCACGGAATACTTGTCCGGCATGGCCACCAGCAGAAGATGAATGAGCACACCACGCCCGAGCCATCAGCAACATGACGTAGGACGTAGGCACTGTGTCACTGTGGCAGGACTTGGTGGTAGCAGATCACAGCCTGCCAGCCTGCGGTTTTGTTGATGCCACGCGTACTGTCTGGAGCCTTGCCACACTCACCAAGCTGAGTCGGCAATCCCGCTTCCGACTCTTTCTGCTCGCATGGCTGATGTGCTTCGATGACCCCGGGCGGGCGCCGCAATCGATTCGTCTCTTGGTTGCGAAAGCCAGTACGCAAAAGCCCTTGACATGAACACTGCACGCTCACGACATCGACTCGCAGAAATAGCTACAACAACGGAATCCTTCAGAGCGCTATCCGGAGCTAGCCTCATTTGGTCCCATCGTGGCGCTAGCGGCGCATGTAAGAGCCTCAGGTCAACCTCATGCATCTCTGGTGACGCAAACGTGGGCTCAACGCAGGTACAAGCAGCAACGCCACTGTTTCGGAAGCTGACTTCTCGGTGCTCTGTCGCCTTGGAGAGGTCTTGTACGCGTGGCAGTAAGGCGGCTTGCGGCCAGTTGGTACCCATCATCGATATGATTCTTCGGACTTTCTGGTACGCCACGGCCACGATGGATTGGATATAGGAAGAAGCAAACAACCAGGCAAAGTCTTTCTTGTACAGATACATTTACTTCAACACCTCCTGCGATCCTCGTGGTATTGCCTCAAATCTCGTCACCTCCACCAACCCTCACAACACAACCCAAAATGAAGCCCTCAACCTTCGTCAGCCTCGTCAGCTTCACAACCCTCGCTGCAGCAGCCCCTGCCGACCACATCCGCCGAGCAAACGACATCGGCCACCAAGTCAAAGCACCAATCAACGCACGTCAAGCATACCCCACCGGCACTGCCATCTACCCAACCGGTACCGCACCACCAGTTCCAATCTCTACCGGCAGCGCTTCCTGCCCAGTCGACGGTGCGGTGGTATGCAATGGACCGAACTATTTCGGCCTCTGCAACTTTGGATCAGTCGTGTGGCAACGGGTATCAGATGGCACAGCGTGTGTGGATGGGCAGATCGTTGGCACGGGGATATATGGGGTGCCAGCACCGACGGCATCTGGTGGGGCTTACTACAAGGCGTGATGAAGTGATGCGACAGTACTGGACGACAGAACCCAGAGATGATCGAGAGGGCTCGATGTGAAGCATTAGATGAGATCATGGTGGACAGCACAATTGAGGACACAGCATAGACTACAGAGGCGTACACCCGCCAAAGCAAAGCACAATGGCAGCTGTTTGGGGGACTTGTATTGAATTTTTGATTCGCGACAAGGCGGCCTAGACTCACGCCTTCTCAACCATGACATTTGAAGAAATTTTGTATGCCCAACACTCCAACCCACGCCTCCCCTCCCACACCAGTCGCGAGCCTGATGCACAAGATGAAAAATACGACGCAAATTGTCATGCCAAGCCCAGCAGAGCAGACTGAGCACTCAGCCTGTTGCACTCAATCTCATCGTTCCAATCGCTCATCCCCTGAACTTAAAGACTCCCAGGACTAGGAGGATCAGTGGCACCGCAGCGACAGACGATAGGCAAGAATGTGGGTCTTACAATTCTTGCCGGAGGGTTGCGAAGAGGAGCGCTGCATCTCACTCCGCACGACGCCAGAGTTATGTCTATGCCCTCGCCATCGTGTACAGGTGCAGTGCTCGCTGCGAGGCTCCTGCGGCGGTGATGATTGGACCTGATATGATGGGGCTGCTAGTTATTGCTTTGTTGAAGGAATGGAAGTGAAGCTGAGATGAGATGAGATGAGATGGAGTTTTGAAGGTGGGGTGTGAGTCACAATGCTGGTGCCTGAGGCAGCACGGCGATGAGGTTGCGGTTCATACATGTAGGTCCCTCCGTGAAGTCGCATTGTGCAGTCGTCCTATAAAACTAGCCTACTGCGGCTTGAGTGGTACCCAATCCTTCAATTCCTCATCACCAGCTTCATTCATCAAATCTGTCGTAGCTCTTCGAGGTGGAAGTGCAGGCCCGCTGTCTTCTCTACTTCCCACCGGCTTCCTAGGCGGAGGAGGAGCAGGAGCTGGACTGTTAAGCTTCCTTTCCACAGTGCCGTTCGCTCGTGGCGGAGGAGGCGCCATCACTGTCCTTGAGATGGTAGACGGCGTACCTGTCCTTCTCGGCTCGACGGGTGGTGGGAGCACAGTTTTAGCGGCTATATTTGTGGTGGTGCCTGTCCTTCTGGCTGTCGGTGGAGGAGGCGGACTCTTTGTGGATGCTGAGGACTGATTACTCTCCGAACGTAGCAGGTTCGGTTTGTTGGGCTTTGGTGGTGCTGGCTTGCGTAAAGTCTGCTTGAGGTGTATTCGAGCCTTCTCATCATCTAATGACCCATCGTGGCTGGTGGTTTGGGTCGTCGGCGCACCGCGATCCGATGACTTGTATGGTGGAGGCAGTTTCCGAGGTATTGGCTCGCCCTGATTGCGACTCTGTGCAGATGATGTGCTGTACAGAGACGCCGTTCTCGATGGAGGTGCGCTTGGCTTCTCGACTTTGACCCAGTCAGGTTCGCCTATTGGTGTCCACGGGTTAGACGGCCTCGCAGGGTTAGGAACGTGTCCAGCATTTGGCGGCTGTACAGTAGATCTGGCAGGCATGCCGTTGTCGAGCCACCATTTCCTCTTGTCCGAGCTTGCAGGTGGCAGACCAGGCTCCACAGAATCATATCCGTACAATGATTCGTCATCGCTTTCTGCTACCTGATTAGCTGTGTGGCTTCCAACAGCAGTCCTGCGCCTAGCGTGCAACTCGTGGCTGATCTTGTCCTTCACAGCTTGGTCGACAACGCTAATTGTGCATTGGAACACACCATACACAGGTCTGTGGTCGGAAAATCGAAGTGGCGCAGAGTCGTAGTATAGCTGGCGCAAGTTGTCACCACGGGTCAGGATCCGATCGCACCAAGCAGGTATTCGAGCCTTGTCTGATGTGTCGTAGTCATCAGTGCCCAGATTGAACTTGTAGGTGGGCAAGAACGTGGGTATCTGCTCCGAGTAGTGAGGAAATGTCCGTCCGTGCACCATCTGGATGTTGAGCTGATCGTTCTCGTAGAGAGTAGTCAGGTCACGCTGCTTGATGTATTGCCGCACACGATCGTTGTCCATGCCAATACGGTAGTTGAAGTCACCGAACCACATTATAGACTTGTGGTCTTCGATTGACCTGTTCCGTTGAAAACGCAAGCCGCTCGAGATCGTCCGATAGTCTTGGTTCCGCTCTTCGTAGTTGGCGAAGCCAGCCGCGAGATGTGCTGTCACGAAACATACAGAAGTGTCGGCGACCTCCATACGTATCGCCACCGCGCCCTTGTTACCAGCCATGCCGCTTAAGCCTGTCTTCTTCACAGCACCTTCGACGTTCTTGATCATTGGCAGAACGCTGGCTCGAACGAAGATTGACAACGAAGCACCTACGAGTTGACCACCCCTAAGCAAGACGTAGTCCTCGCCTCTGTACTTCTGCGCATTCGCATTCAGCGTCTTCCGTACCGACTCTTCCCAGACGGTTCGTCGATGCGGGTCGGTGGACATGATCTGTTGTACATCCAGGTTGACAATCTCTTGAAAAGCCACTGCCACAATCTCAGGGCAGCGATAAGCTTGTTCGACCTTTGGACACAACCAGATGGATAAATCCTCGTCAATGCCGTGAGTCTTTCCATTCAAATTGAACGTGCCGCACCAGATGTTGATCTTCTCACTTCTGGTGAATTCAGCCGACCGCTTGCCAAGCTCAGCAACGACCCAGTCGTTGATCGGGTCATACAGATGGACAGGAGTCTGCCCAATCATTCGGCCTAAGAGCATGTCCATAGTTTCTTGCCTTCCCTTGTCTTCAACATTGTTGATGTATAGCCTTTGCGCAGACTTCCGAAGATCAGCGAAAGCGCCCGCGATGGACATCTTGCCTGATCTCGTGTACGATGACTTCAGCGCTCCAGTCCCAGCATAGATCTTGCTTAACTGATCACCATTATCGGCCCAGAGTGTGCCGTGTCTCGCCCAGAAGTCAGACGTCGGACTGACATTGGCTTGCTGGAAGAGAAAGAGGCTGAAGGCAATCTTCGAGATGATAGTCTGTATCAGATTCGTACGATCAAGGCAGTCGAGGCAATTTGTCCTGAAGACACCCGCTTGCTTGAGGACGTCGTTGCGACCGACCACCGAAACCTCTTTGCCATTCCGCTGGATCTTCTCAACCATGTCCTCGGAGAGGAAGTACTCAAAAGCCATGGCAGTCGGCTCAATCCAACGTTGAATGCCACTGGCAGCATCATATCCATTAGGGCCCCTGGTCTCGGCGTGAAAGTCGTAATTTACAGCAGTAACATGTTTATGAGCCGATTCATCATCCTTCGAGACAGTATGATTGAGCGAGCTGTGCTCAATGTGCCGCAGGTACTGTTGAGTTAACATGATCTCTTGAGACTTCTCTTCGCTCAAAAGATTCACCACAACCACGTCACCATAGTTCTCCATCAATCTCTGAAAGTGCTTATCGAACGCTGGCTGCGTGGCTTCGACTGATCTCGTGACCTGTATCTTCTGTTGACCGGGCAGTCCAGCAGATTGCTCCCAGAACAGAGGCACGCTGCCACGCACCTGAACATATGAGAAGGTCATGCTGTCTGTGGCGAATATGGTCTCTGTCTCGACGAAATTTGCCACATTCCCGTCGTCGTCGATACCGCGCGAGTTGAATCTGGTTCCTGCTCTCCGGCACGATAGTCTTGATATCAAAGTCATGGTTGACGGCATGCCCGTGTTCTTGACCCTTAGCGGCGAGCTCGCAGCCGGCACTGTTATCGTTTGCGCAAAACCTCGAATGGTACTGGTCAGGATCCTCGAGTCATCCAGGGCCTGTCTCTCTCGTGGAGATAACCTCGATCGGAAGTCCACGAGCGGCTGGATCATGTACGTGTTCCACAAGAAGCCAGCATCCAAACTGTCTATGGCGATAGTGCTTGCTTCGGTCGGCCGATCTTGAAGACGCTTCGTCAGATCCAAATCTGCGCTGTAGTAGAAACTTCCACCACTGAGCAGCTTCTTCAATGCCATGCAAGGGTGCTCAAGCATTGGCTCGCGATAGCCACCGTGATCGTATCCATCGGCATCCAGACCATCGGTCGGAAACGGGTTGACCTGATCGTGTAGTAGATGATCGTAGTTGCTCGAGTTCAAGCAATGAAACTCCACACTCAAGATCCGCTGAATCGTCTCTCCCGGTCGCACAGTGGAGACTTTCGTAGAACCGTTAACGACACACAGGAAGACATTGTTGTTAAGTGTAACCAGACCTAGAGTGCCCTGGACCGAGAGGGAAGAAAGCGTACGGTAGCCATCCATATCCAGGCCCTCCCATGGCGAAAACTCCACAATACATCGTGGCGTCGCACCATCGTTGACGGAGGTCGAGGAGCCATGTTTTGCGTTGATGCTGGTCGGACTATGCCGGAATATGAGAACATGAGTGTCGGTGGCAAGCGCTAAGGCACGTCGAGGGGAGTCCCTCAAAAACACACGAATCGGCATGCTGATGCCTCATTGCTTCCCGCGCTGCTTATTGTTGCATGCAGGTGCGCCAGTTTTTCACGTTGACGGAGGCAGCAGGATTCTCAGAGTGTGTGGTAGGGTCTCCTGGGAGGTCTGATCGCATGAGAAAGTAGAAAGTGATGTCGCGTGATGTGACGAGGATGAAGCGAAGACGTTCAAGCCAAGATGGGAAGGGAGGATGATGCTAGGTGTAAGATCAGGTGCAAGGCTGCTATGATTGGTTCGGTACAGCCCGGCGCTAAGTAAAGAGTAATGACCGTGACCGTCCTGAGGAATATTAGTTTTAACTTCGAGAAATCTTGATTTGTAGGGATTTCTGATTTTGCATTCCCAAACTTTTACGAAACATACATAGCTGCAGAATGGTGCAAAAATAGAGCGCCAGCTAGCGTTAAAGATATCTCAGCCAATCGTGCAAAGTTCCTAGACACGAACAAGAGCCGTAGACATCTGTCCTATCGTTAGATAGCAACTAGGCCTTGCAAAACGACTACATTCGACCTACTACTCTCTTAAGGTACTAAGACTTGGCATCACAGTACTCAAAGCATGCACCTACACGAAAGCGAGCTCCAAAGCCACCTACATAAATGCTAGACGGTCAGCCGATACATCTCCACCTCGACGACTTGTCGACTTCCATGCTTCAAAGAGTTGTTAGCGAGAACAGTTGGCACACTATGGAAACGATGGATCTGTGTGTTCGATATACCATGTCCATCTCTATCACGAGGAACGTCGCCCATCCACAACCCCAAAACCAGCTGAGAGAGCGAGCTGTATCCGAATACGCACCCCGCATCTGAGTAAGCGTCCGCCCTGTGACCACCTTTCGAGGTGTCAAGTTCCCTTGTGGTGTCAAGTCGTGCCAGTGTCTCTTGAATGCTAGGTTGCTGTGTGGATGCCTGTCGTAGAGCTGGCTGCACTGCACGCCTTCGTGATTGTGCATCACAATGGCGCTCATCTGGTGCTCGGCTAAGATCTCCCTCAAACGGTAGACGTCCACCACAAGAATGCTCACTCTAGGATTCCCGCTGAGATTGGCTGCACAGCACACCTCGCGAACGCGAGCTCAGTGGCCATGAGCCACGAGCTGATTGCGACTGCAGCCGACTCTTCTGCCTATCCAGTGTCACCAGTCGCTGGTACGCTGCTATAAGACCATTCCGACTCCCCCCCACCCCCCCCAAcatccacaacctcctccacCAACCACAACCTCGCCCACCACCCCCAAAGCCCCCACCATTCCACAACCACAATGTCACCACCACCCGCCCCCACAACAGGCCACTGCCTCTGCAACCTCGTCACCTACCGCATCTCGGGCTCCCTCGCCCCCAACCTCGCCTGCTTCTGCACCAACTGCCAGCACAGCAGCGGCAGCGCGTTCTCCTGGCTCCACGGTTTCATGCGTGCCGGTGTCGCCCTCGAGATCACTAGCGGTCAGAATGTGATTAAGAAGTATGAGGATCGGGATACTGAGAGTGGGGGACTGGTGGAGAGATGGTTTTGCTCGTGCTGTGTATGTCGGCCGCTTCTTGCGAGGTGGGGGTCTGTGGGGCTGACGCTGTAGTAGCGAAGCCCCATTATTGCTGATACGGAGAAGTTCACCTTTGTGCATGGTGGGACTATTGATGGGGAGAAGGTAGCGCCCGAGTTTGAGTTCTTTGAGCATGATGCGCCTGACTTTGCTCCGAGGTTCAAGTCGCTGGCGCAGTATTTCGAAAGCGAGTAGCTGGGATTGTGGATGTATTCTGCCCGAGTTTGAGCATCATTTTGGCATCACATAAGCGTGCATCCAACACCATACATCGCTCTCTCCACATCGCCCTTCACCATGTACCAATCTGCACGTCGCTCAGCAAACTCGTAGACTTCCTCCGCCGGGAAGATGCCATGATACCGCTGCGAGTCTGCAATAATAGTAGCCAGCTCTTTAGCCTGCTTCGATGTCTCCGAGGCTTTCGTCGACAGCAGACTGCCTCGCTTGCCTTTCGCATTGGTACCGAAGACGCTGGCAGGCGGCTCGATGTAGACTAGGTATATCTGCGACATCTCCCGCAAGGCTTCGAAGTATGGCATCAGTGGCTTCTGGCGGAGGGTAGTGACGAAGGCACTGTAGTGGTTGATGTCGCAGATCAGTTTGATTGCACCTTCGACGCTGATGCGTTGACGCTTGAAGTGTTTGCATAGAGCGCCGAAGAGGCGCAGGCCGACTTCTTGATTGAAGACATCGAGCATGTTCTTGTCGGTACTACCGACAAGCATGCCAGTGTGTCCACTGACCATGTCCACGACTTGCTTAGCGGTGGTCGTAGGACCAATGTCGACGACGCCGTCGGGCCCGGGGTTGAAGTCGGTCGGTGTTTGTGAAGTGGCGCAGATGTACTCGACCTCATCGATAAGAACATCAATGCCTTTGTTCAGTCCTGCGGCGACTCGCTCGTCAAGCATCTGCTCGAACTTCTTCTTGTCCTTGACTGCTGGGCTGAGAAAGTCATCTCGATCAGAGAGCTTGGTGGTTACCAGTTCCTGGGTGTAAAAGACATCAATCATCTGCTGGATCAGGTCACCGACATTGACGAGCTCCAAGAACGTGACAAGAGGCTCTACTCCAACGTGCGTGCTTGGTGCAGGAGTCTCGCCATTTTGCTGTTGTTGCTTAAACTTTCGCACTTCCCGAGGATTGTAGTCGCCCAGATGACCAACAGCCTTGTCGAAGCCATTCTTAATGTGACGCTTGCCAAGGATGTCGAGCAGCGTGACGAAGATGTTCTCG from Fulvia fulva chromosome 10, complete sequence harbors:
- a CDS encoding Inositol-1,4,5-trisphosphate 5-phosphatase 1 — encoded protein: MPIRVFLRDSPRRALALATDTHVLIFRHSPTSINAKHGSSTSVNDGATPRCIVEFSPWEGLDMDGYRTLSSLSVQGTLGLVTLNNNVFLCVVNGSTKVSTVRPGETIQRILSVEFHCLNSSNYDHLLHDQVNPFPTDGLDADGYDHGGYREPMLEHPCMALKKLLSGGSFYYSADLDLTKRLQDRPTEASTIAIDSLDAGFLWNTYMIQPLVDFRSRLSPRERQALDDSRILTSTIRGFAQTITVPAASSPLRVKNTGMPSTMTLISRLSCRRAGTRFNSRGIDDDGNVANFVETETIFATDSMTFSYVQVRGSVPLFWEQSAGLPGQQKIQVTRSVEATQPAFDKHFQRLMENYGDVVVVNLLSEEKSQEIMLTQQYLRHIEHSSLNHTVSKDDESAHKHVTAVNYDFHAETRGPNGYDAASGIQRWIEPTAMAFEYFLSEDMVEKIQRNGKEVSVVGRNDVLKQAGVFRTNCLDCLDRTNLIQTIISKIAFSLFLFQQANVSPTSDFWARHGTLWADNGDQLSKIYAGTGALKSSYTRSGKMSIAGAFADLRKSAQRLYINNVEDKGRQETMDMLLGRMIGQTPVHLYDPINDWVVAELGKRSAEFTRSEKINIWCGTFNLNGKTHGIDEDLSIWLCPKVEQAYRCPEIVAVAFQEIVNLDVQQIMSTDPHRRTVWEESVRKTLNANAQKYRGEDYVLLRGGQLVGASLSIFVRASVLPMIKNVEGAVKKTGLSGMAGNKGAVAIRMEVADTSVCFVTAHLAAGFANYEERNQDYRTISSGLRFQRNRSIEDHKSIMWFGDFNYRIGMDNDRVRQYIKQRDLTTLYENDQLNIQMVHGRTFPHYSEQIPTFLPTYKFNLGTDDYDTSDKARIPAWCDRILTRGDNLRQLYYDSAPLRFSDHRPVYGVFQCTISVVDQAVKDKISHELHARRRTAVGSHTANQVAESDDESLYGYDSVEPGLPPASSDKRKWWLDNGMPARSTVQPPNAGHVPNPARPSNPWTPIGEPDWVKVEKPSAPPSRTASLYSTSSAQSRNQGEPIPRKLPPPYKSSDRGAPTTQTTSHDGSLDDEKARIHLKQTLRKPAPPKPNKPNLLRSESNQSSASTKSPPPPPTARRTGTTTNIAAKTVLPPPVEPRRTGTPSTISRTVMAPPPPRANGTVERKLNSPAPAPPPPRKPVGSREDSGPALPPRRATTDLMNEAGDEELKDWVPLKPQ